TCCGTCGACGCCGGCTGTGCGCGCTCGTGGGGCCGGGAGCCACCGTCACCGACCCGGCGTGTCGCAGGGCGGACGCGTCAGTCCACCGGTTCGTCGACAGCGGAGTGCTCGCGGTTTCCCTTGCCTGCCTCGCCCCGGCGTCCGGTTCCCGCCACGTCGGTCGGGGGCACCTCGGAATCGGGCCAGTCCGGTACGGGTATGGCCAGGGGATCCTCTCCCTGCTCCGCCTGCTGGTTCTGCGGGTCGCGGGGCAGTGGTCCGTCCGCCTCCTCCGGTTCGTCCGGTTCGTAGCGCGTATCCGTCTCGTGGCGCCGGTCCGTCTCATCCCGCCCATCGCGCCGGTCCGTCCGACCGGGCTCCTGCTGGATGCTCATTCGCGCTCTCCTTCCTCTGATGGCGGTCCTCCCTGACGGAGCCGCCGGGCCACGGGCGGCATCCCCTCAGGCGGCCCTCGCCGCCCGGGTGCCGGACCCGTCCCTTGGCGGCTGACCGCAGCGCTGTCAGGTAAACCCCCGCGCCACACGAAAACGGTGCCCGCGCCCCAGCCCCCAGCCCCCATCCGGGGACGCTCCCCTCGCCGGGTTCCGCCGTGCCCCTGTGGTGTCCACACCTCGGGGGATACCTGGTGAATTCGCCGTCCTCCTCCTCCGTGGTCCTCGCGAGCAGTCGCCTCCGGTTCACCGCGCGCGGGCGGGGTCCCGCTTCACTCGCTCGGGCCGCGGACCATACTGGTCGGGCCCTGATCGCCCACCGAACGGTTCCATGGACAAGAACAGCACTTCATCGACCACCGTCCCCGACACCGCCTGGCTCGGGCGTGGGCGTCACCTCGGGCCCGAGCCCGAGCGGGACGTCCGGCGCAACCTGCTCGCCCTCAAGGCCGCCCAGGTAATCGACGACTTCCTGGACCTCGACCCCGTCGAGGCGGCGCGGTCCACCGACCTGTACCCCCGGGACGCGTCCGCCGACCCCGGCCCGTCCGCCCGTCGCGTCTTCGAGGCCCGTTGGCGTGTGGCCGACGACGTGACGGTACGTGCGCAACTGGTCACCTACGCGACCGGGTCCCGCCGTGCGAAGAGCGAAGGTGTCGACTGGGTCCTCGCCGCCGAGGCCGAGCGGGCGTGGCATGCGGGCTGGCCCTCGCCGGCCACCGTGTTCTGGCCCGACAGCGACCAGATCGCCTGGGACCACGTGCCGGTGGAGGACGTGCGCCTGCGAGCGACGAACCACCTGCCGAAGGACGACGACGAGTTGCGCCGCCTGCTGCGGGCCTGCACCCGGCAGAGCTGGTCCCTCCATGTCGTGGTGCACGAGGCGATGACGCCGGACGCCCTGGGCCGCCGGCCGATCACAGCGTTCCTGCCGCCGAGCCTGCGGCACCGGGTGGTCGAGCACCGGGCCACCCCGGACCAGGCGCTGATCGCCGACTTCGTGATGAAGCGTGAGCTGGGCGTGGGGATACCGCGTGGCGGCGCCGTCCTCCTGCCCCCGACGCCGCGGCCACTGGCGTACGACGCGGAGCGCTTCACGGTGCGCGATGTCTTTCTGGACGGCACGGAGCCCACCCAGCTCCTGGCCAAGATCGAGGAGTTCGCCGCACTGCCCCAGCCGATGCCGGCCGATGCCGAGCAGGCCCTGGCCCGGCTGCGCCAGGGCTGGCACCTGCTCACCCCCGACGAGGAGCTGGCCCACGCACGGGCCATGGTCACCAGGTACGCCAAAGCCCTCGAAGCCATGACAGCCTCCTGCGACCTCTACCGGGAGGCCGCGGAGTCGGCGCTCGGTGCCCTCGCCGAGGCGTCCGGCGGCGACGGCGCGCCCCGGACGGCATCGCCCTCCACGGCCAAGGAGGAGCCTTCGCCGTGGAAGGCCCTCACGAAGACGCTCTCCCGTTTCCGGGGCCCGAATCCCCCGGCACCGGACACGGAGGTCCCGGAGCAGCCGCACAACCGGTGAGCTGCGACCCTCCGCCACCACGTGGTGGAAGGGGGCGTCGCATCCCCCGGTCGGGTGAGGCGACGTCTTTCGGAGCGTGAACCGGGGGCGCCTGGTGGATCGCCGGCGACGGAACCACCAGGGCCCCCGCGCGCGTACTCCCGTACGCGCATGCGCAGGTCGGTACGCGCGCGGGAGCCGGTGCGGGGGCCGCCTCGTCGGCCCGGTGAGCGGGTCAGCCGCCCTCGGTCTCGAAGGTGCGCAGCAGGTCGGCGGCGACGCTGACGGCGATCGTGGCGGGCTCCTTGCCGTTGATGTCGCCGAGCCCGATCGGGGTCTTGATCCGGTCGATGGTGGACTCGGCGTGACCGCCCTCGGTGACCAGGCGTCTGCGGAAGCGCCCCCATTTGGCCGCCGACCCGATCAGCCCGATCGAGCCGAGATGGGTGGTGCGCAAGGCGGCGTCGCACAGCGCCGCGTCCTCGGCGTGATCATGCGTCATGATCAGGACGTGGGTGCCGTGCGGCAACGTCTCGAGCACTTCCTCGGGCAGCAGCGGTGTGTGGTGCACGTGGAGCTGAGCCACCGCGTCCGCCAGTACGTCGAGCCGCTCCGCGGTGAGGAGGTCGGCGCGGGTGTCGATCAGATGGAGGTCGAGGTCCTGGCGGGCGAGGATGCGCGCCAGTTCCATGCCGACGTGCCCGACCCCGAAGACGGCCACGGCTCGTACCACCGGCAGCGGTTCGAGCAGCACGGACACCGTGCCGCCGCAGCATTGCACGCCGTGCCGGTTGGCCACCTTGTCGTTCAGCGCGAAGTCGAGCAGCTCCGGATCGTGTTCGGCCGAGCCGATCATCTCCCGGGCCCGGTCGATCGCGACCGCCTCGACGTTGCCGCCGCCGATCGAGCCCCATGTCTCGGTCCTTCCCACCACGAGCTTCGCACCGGCGTCGCGGGGTGCGTGGCCGCGCACGGTCGCGACGGTCACCAGCACGCCGGGTTCCCGGCGTGCGCGCAGCCGGGTGACCGCGGCGACCCATGTCATGTCAGGCACCACTCAGCGCTTCTGCCTCGGTGCGGGTCGGCCCGTCGGCGGCGGGCCCGTTGCGGGTGCCGCCGTGCGGTGCGTCACCGTTCCGCGCGGCGTCGTTCCGGCGGGCCGCCTGGATCGCCCAGTAGACCGCCTCGGGCGTCGCGGGCGACGCCAGCTCGACGCCGGCCCCGCTCGGGCCGAACGCGCCGGCGGCCTGCCGCAGCGCCTCCCGTACCGAGAACGCCAGCATGAGCGGAGGCTCCCCCACCGCCTTGGACCCGTACACGGCGCCCTCTTCGGTGGCGTTCTGCAGCAGCGTGACGTGGAACTCCTCGGGCATCTCCGAGAAGCTGGGCAGCTTGTAGGTGCTCGCGGCCTGCGTCAGCAGCCTGCCGCGGTACGGACCGTCACTGGCGTCCCACCGCATGTCCTCGAGCGTCAGCCAGCCCGCACCCTGCACGAAGCCGCCCTCGACCTGACCGATGTCGATCATCGGGGACAGGCTGTCGCCGACGTCGTGCACGATGTCCACCCGCCGGATGCGGTACGCCCCGGTGAAGCCGTCCACCTCGACCTCGGCCGCGGCGGCGCCGTGGGAGAAGTACTTGAACGGCGAGCCCTGGAACGCCTTCGCGTCCCAGTGCAGACCTTCGGTGCGGTAGAAACCGGCCGCCGACAGCTGTACGCGCTGGAAGTACGCGGTACGTACGAGGTCGTCCCAGGCCAGCTCCTGGTCGCTGCCCAGGGTGCGGGCGACACCCTCGACGATGCGTACGTCCGAGGCGTTCGACCCCAGCCGGGTGGCCGCCACCAGGAGCAGCCGATCGCGCAGCTGCTCGCAGGCGTTCTTCACCGCGGCGCCGTTGAGGTCCGTGCCCGCGCTCGCGGCCGTGGCCGAGGTGTTGGGCACCTTGTCGGTACGCGTCGGGGCCAGCCGCACCTTGTGGAGCGGGATGCCCAGCGTGGTCGCCGCCACCTGGAGCATCTTGGTGTGGAGGCCCTGTCCCATCTCGGTGCCGCCGTGGTTGATCAGGACCGAGCCGTCCTTGTAGATCAGCACCAGCGCGCCGCCCTGGTTGAAGGCAGTGAGGTTGAAGGAGATCCCGAACTTGATACCGGTCATCGCGAGCGCCCGCTTGGTGTGCGGATGCGCGGCGTTGAAGGCGGCGATCTCGCGCTTGCGGTCCGCGATGCCCGCGTCGTCCTTGACCTGCTGCCAG
This sequence is a window from Streptomyces sp. NBC_00691. Protein-coding genes within it:
- the xdhC gene encoding xanthine dehydrogenase accessory protein XdhC; translation: MTWVAAVTRLRARREPGVLVTVATVRGHAPRDAGAKLVVGRTETWGSIGGGNVEAVAIDRAREMIGSAEHDPELLDFALNDKVANRHGVQCCGGTVSVLLEPLPVVRAVAVFGVGHVGMELARILARQDLDLHLIDTRADLLTAERLDVLADAVAQLHVHHTPLLPEEVLETLPHGTHVLIMTHDHAEDAALCDAALRTTHLGSIGLIGSAAKWGRFRRRLVTEGGHAESTIDRIKTPIGLGDINGKEPATIAVSVAADLLRTFETEGG